One Glycine max cultivar Williams 82 chromosome 6, Glycine_max_v4.0, whole genome shotgun sequence DNA segment encodes these proteins:
- the LOC100799950 gene encoding uncharacterized protein isoform X1, with translation MERSTPVRKPHTSTADLLTWPETPISHSPTHPSSAVRSHQPSDGIRKVVFGGQVTDEEVESLNKRKPCSDYKMKEITGSGIFVANGEDDALEDGSANPNKTGVRMYQQAISGISHISFGEEENVSPKKPTSLPEVAKQRELSGTLESEDSILKKQLSDAKCKELSGHDIFAPPPEIKPRPITPRILELKGSIDIGERHADGDQGDTNSAGKTAKKIYDKKFAELSGNDIFKGDAPPSSADKSLSGAKLREMSGSNIFADGKVEARDYLGGVRKPPGGESSIALVS, from the exons ATGGAGAGAAGCACTCCGGTGAGGAAGCCACACACTTCAACTGCAGATCTGCTTACGTGGCCTGAAACACCAATTTCTCATTCCCCAACTCATCCTTCCTCCGCCGTTCGTTCTCACCAG CCGTCGGATGGGATCAGGAAGGTGGTATTTGGGGGTCAGGTCACCGATGAAGAGGTCGAGAGCTTAAATAAACG AAAGCCTTGTTCGGATTATAAGATGAAGGAGATAACTGGTAGTGGAATATTTGTAGCCAATGGAGAAGATGATGCCTTAGAAGATGGCAGTGCCAACCCAAATAAGACTGGAGTACGTATGTATCAG CAAGCGATTTCTGGAATCAGCCATATCTCATTTGGTGAGGAGGAGAATGTTTCTCCAAAAAAGCCCACTTCTTTGCCAGAGGTGGCCAAGCAGCGTGAGCTAAGTGGAACTTTGGAAAGTGAAGACTCTATATTGAAAAAGCAACTCTCTGATGCAAAGTGCAAGGAGCTTAGCGGTCATGACATATTTGCTCCGCCACCAGAAATCAAACCCAGGCCAATAACTCCTCGCATACTGGAGTTGAAAGGAAGCATAGACATTGGAGAACGTCAT GCTGATGGAGATCAAGGCGATACCAACTCTGCTGGGAAGACAGCAAAGAAGATCTATGACAAGAAATTTGCAGAACTTTCAGGGAATGACATATTCAAAGGGGATGCACCACCTTCATCTGCTGACAAATCGTTGAGCGGGGCCAAACTACGAGAGATGAGTGGCAGTAACATCTTTGCTGATGGGAAGGTAGAAGCTAGAGACTACCTAGGTGGTGTACGGAAGCCACCTGGTGGCGAGAGCAGCATTGCCTTG GTTTCTTGA
- the LOC100799950 gene encoding uncharacterized protein isoform X2 yields the protein MERSTPVRKPHTSTADLLTWPETPISHSPTHPSSAVRSHQPSDGIRKVVFGGQVTDEEVESLNKRKPCSDYKMKEITGSGIFVANGEDDALEDGSANPNKTGVRMYQQAISGISHISFGEEENVSPKKPTSLPEVAKQRELSGTLESEDSILKKQLSDAKCKELSGHDIFAPPPEIKPRPITPRILELKGSIDIGERHADGDQGDTNSAGKTAKKIYDKKFAELSGNDIFKGDAPPSSADKSLSGAKLREMSGSNIFADGKVEARDYLGGVRKPPGGESSIALV from the exons ATGGAGAGAAGCACTCCGGTGAGGAAGCCACACACTTCAACTGCAGATCTGCTTACGTGGCCTGAAACACCAATTTCTCATTCCCCAACTCATCCTTCCTCCGCCGTTCGTTCTCACCAG CCGTCGGATGGGATCAGGAAGGTGGTATTTGGGGGTCAGGTCACCGATGAAGAGGTCGAGAGCTTAAATAAACG AAAGCCTTGTTCGGATTATAAGATGAAGGAGATAACTGGTAGTGGAATATTTGTAGCCAATGGAGAAGATGATGCCTTAGAAGATGGCAGTGCCAACCCAAATAAGACTGGAGTACGTATGTATCAG CAAGCGATTTCTGGAATCAGCCATATCTCATTTGGTGAGGAGGAGAATGTTTCTCCAAAAAAGCCCACTTCTTTGCCAGAGGTGGCCAAGCAGCGTGAGCTAAGTGGAACTTTGGAAAGTGAAGACTCTATATTGAAAAAGCAACTCTCTGATGCAAAGTGCAAGGAGCTTAGCGGTCATGACATATTTGCTCCGCCACCAGAAATCAAACCCAGGCCAATAACTCCTCGCATACTGGAGTTGAAAGGAAGCATAGACATTGGAGAACGTCAT GCTGATGGAGATCAAGGCGATACCAACTCTGCTGGGAAGACAGCAAAGAAGATCTATGACAAGAAATTTGCAGAACTTTCAGGGAATGACATATTCAAAGGGGATGCACCACCTTCATCTGCTGACAAATCGTTGAGCGGGGCCAAACTACGAGAGATGAGTGGCAGTAACATCTTTGCTGATGGGAAGGTAGAAGCTAGAGACTACCTAGGTGGTGTACGGAAGCCACCTGGTGGCGAGAGCAGCATTGCCTTGGTATAA